The Miscanthus floridulus cultivar M001 chromosome 7, ASM1932011v1, whole genome shotgun sequence genome includes a region encoding these proteins:
- the LOC136467771 gene encoding DIS3-like exonuclease 2 isoform X2: MRATGEHTAAVPIPTPPPLPAAAASATEEAEKERRKNRRRPSRRSKQAAVAAPQGPHADAAGPRSVRSMPPMNVGSGGAGVDAEAEASAAGTSQSCPLLPTPRPAEAPVSRVGGGATAMRYFQPHWPERAVEDAVKRGYAFVAKFRVNAHNRNEAYCTIDGIPVDVLITGLAQNRAVEGDLVAITLDPVAQWTRMKGPNVACNPAIGGDSVVREFSETNGNHNWKKGHADVGCRFENCSNDLPVLDRMQPPHKNSGFSQAVKCGNGNATVPERNEIDLNDGKSEAARALQRICAMIYSHPSRRPTGKVLSVIKKSPRRDAIVGFLASFSEFPDGEQQRNQMGLKRMNNRASSVTGLFHLLPTDPKFPPMVVSFSTLPDSVRQSLRGDAAIEKELVAARIDEWNDENLYPYAHVIRFFGKGGHVKTHMDAILFENAISDAEFSPESLACLPDNCWKIPQKELEARKDLREVLSFTIDPPTASDLDDAISIEILSGRTVRIGVHIADVSYFVHPETALDAEAQSRSTSVYTLKRKISMLPSRLSEVVSLNPGVDRLAFSIIWDIDPHGNIISRWIGRSVIFSCCKLSYELVQDLICNEASQTRSAVSSLEVHGKFERDDVIKSLRGLYEVSKNLKEVRFKGGALSLDTAKLMILFDEDGAPCDSYRYVRNNACFIVEELMLLANMSAAEVISNAFPDCALLRRHPEPNLRKFREFEAFCAKNGFELDASSSGQLHLSLSRIKEKLQEDPVMFDILMFYASKQMQSAEYFCTGDLISKKDDWAHYALSVPLYTHFTSPLRRYPDIIVHRTLNAVIEAEQVYMKQKKSSTGRNGVKASCELMDRCFTGLQLCKDAAESEEGKKALSAAAKKFKVPYSENLGEIAEHCNERKWAGRRTEDAGQKLYMWALIKNKEVVVCNARVLGLGPRFMSVYVPKLAMERRIYYDEVEGLSVEWLEATATLVLDACRNKPAQRRGTQCRPIEEVAMVVNPSELSEEDEESGATEAGGCTAKSVLLSGDAVKPQTAPAVLPLVIHYLSDIPVVLHAIGGEDCAVDIGVRLYMASYFEL, from the exons GCCGCCCCTCGCGGCGCTCCAAGCAGGCGGCCGTCGCCGCGCCGCAGGGCCCGCACGCGGACGCCGCGGGGCCGAGGTCAGTCAGATCGATGCCGCCCATGAACGtgggcagcggcggcgccggtgtcgaCGCCGAGGCAGAGGCGTCCGCGGCGGGAACGAGCCAGTCCTGCCCCCTGCTGCCCACGCCGAGACCCGCGGAGGCGCCTGTGTCGAGGGTGGGCGGGGGAGCTACGGCGATGCGGTACTTCCAGCCTCACTGGCCTGAGCGGGCCGTGGAGGACGCCGTTAAG AGAGGGTATGCATTCGTGGCGAAGTTCAGGGTGAACGCTCACAACCGAAATGAG GCGTACTGCACGATTGATGGCATCCCGGTGGATGTTCTCATTACAGGATTGGCACAAAACCGAGCG GTTGAAGGTGATCTTGTTGCTATCACACTGGACCCTGTTGCTCAATGGACCAGAATGAAAGGTCCGAATGTTGCATGCAACCCTGCGATAGGAGGAGATTCTGTGGTCCGTGAGTTTAGTGAAACAAATGGGAATCATAATTGGAAGAAAGGACATGCAGATGTCGGCTGCAGGTTTGAAAATTGCAGTAACGACTTACCTGTTTTGGATAGGATGCAACCCCCACACAAGAACAGTGGTTTTAGTCAAGCTGTTAAGTGTGGAAATGGGAATGCTACTGTCCCTGAAAGGAATGAGATAGACTTGAATGATGGAAAGAGTGAGGCTGCGAGAGCATTACAAAGGATCTGTGCCATGATATACTCTCATCCAAGCAGACGTCCTACTGGGAAAGTATTATCAGTCATTAAGAAATCTCCGCGCCGTGATGCCATTGTAGGTTTCCTTGCTTCTTTCTCAGAGTTCCCTGATGGAGAGCAGCAGAGAAATCAGATGGGTCTAAAGAGGATGAACAACAGAGCATCATCAGTTACAGGCTTGTTTCATCTCTTGCCTACTGACCCCAAATTCCCTCCGATGGTTGTGAGTTTTAGCACTTTGCCAGATAGTGTCAGACAGAGCCTAAGGGGTGATGCAGCTATTGAGAAGGAATTAGTTGCTGCACGAATTGATGAATGGAATGACGAAAATCTCTATCCCTATGCCCATGTTATACGGTTCTTTGGGAAGGGTGGTCATGTTAAAACACACATGGATGCTATATTATTTGAGAATGCGATATCTGATGCTGAGTTTTCCCCCGAGTCCTTGGCATGTCTTCCTGACAATTGTTGGAAGATTCCTCAAAAAGAACTTGAAGCAAGAAAAGATTTGAGGGAGGTCTTGTCTTTTACAATAGACCCTCCTACTGCATCAGATCTTGATGATGCTATATCAATTGAAATACTTTCAGGCAGAACTGTCCGTATTGGGGTTCACATCGCAGATGTTTCCTACTTTGTACATCCAGAGACTGCGTTAGATGCTGAAGCTCAAAGCCGATCTACTAGTGTCTACACCCTGAAACGCAAAATCTCAATGTTGCCTTCAAGACTTTCAGAAGTGGTTTCGCTTAATCCAGGTGTAGACAGGCTTGCCTTTTCAATTATTTGGGATATTGATCCTCATGGTAACATAATTAGTCGCTGGATTGGTCGAAGCGTCATCTTTTCGTGCTGCAAGCTGTCGTATGAGCTTGTGCAGGATTTGATTTGTAATGAAGCCAGTCAGACTAGATCTGCTGTTTCTTCTCTTGAAGTACATGGTAAATTTGAGAGAGATGATGTTATCAAGTCACTTAGAGGCCTTTATGAGGTCTCAAAAAATCTGAAGGAAGTTAGGTTCAAGGGTGGAGCTCTTTCTCTTGACACTGCAAAGCTTATGATCTTGTTTGATGAAGATGGGGCTCCATGTGATAGCTATCGCTATGTGAGGAACAATGCATGCTTCATTGTTGAGGAACTAATGTTGTTGGCGAATATGTCAGCTGCAGAAGTCATATCTAATGCATTCCCTGATTGTGCCTTACTTCGTAGGCACCCTGAACCTAATTTGCGGAAGTTCAGAGAGTTTGAGGCATTTTGTGCTAAGAATGGTTTTGAATTGGATGCTTCATCATCTGGTCAACTCCACCTTTCACTCTCTAGAATAAAGGAAAAGTTGCAAGAGGATCCTGTTATGTTTGATATTCTCATGTTTTATGCTTCAAAGCAAATGCAGTCAGCAGAATACTTTTGCACAGGGGACCTGATAAGCAAGAAAGATGATTGGGCACATTATGCGCTGTCTGTCCCTTTGTATACACACTTCACTTCTCCACTTCGAAGATATCCTGATATAATTGTTCACAGGACTCTGAATGCAGTGATTGAGGCTGAACAAGTGTATATGAAGCAAAAGAAATCTTCCACAGGCCGGAATGGAGTCAAAGCTTCTTGTGAATTGATGGATAGATGTTTTACAGGCCTCCAGTTGTGCAAGGATGCTGCTGAATCTGAAGAAGGAAAAAAAGCACTTTCTGCTGCAGCTAAGAAATTTAAGGTTCCTTACTCTGAAAATCTCGGGGAGATTGCTGAACACTGTAATGAAAGAAAGTGGGCTGGTCGCCGTACAGAAGATGCTGGACAGAAGCTCTACATGTGGGCTCTGATAAAGAACAAAGAG GTTGTGGTCTGCAATGCTAGAGTTCTGGGGCTTGGACCCAGATTCATGTCAGTTTATGTGCCCAAGCTTGCG ATGGAACGAAGGatatattatgatgaagttgagGGCTTATCAGTTGAATGGTTAGAAGCCACTGCAACGTTAGTGCTTGATGCATGCAGGAACAAGCCTGCTCAAAGGAGGGGAACTCAGTGCAGGCCAATTGAGGAAGTCGCAATGGTGGTGAACCCTTCAGAGTTGTCTGAAGAAGATGAGGAATCAGGAGCAACAGAAGCTGGCGGCTGCACTGCCAAGTCTGTTTTGTTGAGTGGCGACGCAGTGAAACCTCAGACCGCTCCAGCTGTTCTGCCCTTGGTGATACATTACCTGAGTGACATCCCTGTGGTTCTCCATGCAATTGGTGGTGAGGATTGTGCGGTGGACATTGGAGTAAGACTGTACATGGCGTCATACTTCGAGTTATAG
- the LOC136467771 gene encoding DIS3-like exonuclease 2 isoform X1, with amino-acid sequence MRATGEHTAAVPIPTPPPLPAAAASATEEAEKERRKNRRRPSRRSKQAAVAAPQGPHADAAGPRSVRSMPPMNVGSGGAGVDAEAEASAAGTSQSCPLLPTPRPAEAPVSRVGGGATAMRYFQPHWPERAVEDAVKRGYAFVAKFRVNAHNRNEASTAYCTIDGIPVDVLITGLAQNRAVEGDLVAITLDPVAQWTRMKGPNVACNPAIGGDSVVREFSETNGNHNWKKGHADVGCRFENCSNDLPVLDRMQPPHKNSGFSQAVKCGNGNATVPERNEIDLNDGKSEAARALQRICAMIYSHPSRRPTGKVLSVIKKSPRRDAIVGFLASFSEFPDGEQQRNQMGLKRMNNRASSVTGLFHLLPTDPKFPPMVVSFSTLPDSVRQSLRGDAAIEKELVAARIDEWNDENLYPYAHVIRFFGKGGHVKTHMDAILFENAISDAEFSPESLACLPDNCWKIPQKELEARKDLREVLSFTIDPPTASDLDDAISIEILSGRTVRIGVHIADVSYFVHPETALDAEAQSRSTSVYTLKRKISMLPSRLSEVVSLNPGVDRLAFSIIWDIDPHGNIISRWIGRSVIFSCCKLSYELVQDLICNEASQTRSAVSSLEVHGKFERDDVIKSLRGLYEVSKNLKEVRFKGGALSLDTAKLMILFDEDGAPCDSYRYVRNNACFIVEELMLLANMSAAEVISNAFPDCALLRRHPEPNLRKFREFEAFCAKNGFELDASSSGQLHLSLSRIKEKLQEDPVMFDILMFYASKQMQSAEYFCTGDLISKKDDWAHYALSVPLYTHFTSPLRRYPDIIVHRTLNAVIEAEQVYMKQKKSSTGRNGVKASCELMDRCFTGLQLCKDAAESEEGKKALSAAAKKFKVPYSENLGEIAEHCNERKWAGRRTEDAGQKLYMWALIKNKEVVVCNARVLGLGPRFMSVYVPKLAMERRIYYDEVEGLSVEWLEATATLVLDACRNKPAQRRGTQCRPIEEVAMVVNPSELSEEDEESGATEAGGCTAKSVLLSGDAVKPQTAPAVLPLVIHYLSDIPVVLHAIGGEDCAVDIGVRLYMASYFEL; translated from the exons GCCGCCCCTCGCGGCGCTCCAAGCAGGCGGCCGTCGCCGCGCCGCAGGGCCCGCACGCGGACGCCGCGGGGCCGAGGTCAGTCAGATCGATGCCGCCCATGAACGtgggcagcggcggcgccggtgtcgaCGCCGAGGCAGAGGCGTCCGCGGCGGGAACGAGCCAGTCCTGCCCCCTGCTGCCCACGCCGAGACCCGCGGAGGCGCCTGTGTCGAGGGTGGGCGGGGGAGCTACGGCGATGCGGTACTTCCAGCCTCACTGGCCTGAGCGGGCCGTGGAGGACGCCGTTAAG AGAGGGTATGCATTCGTGGCGAAGTTCAGGGTGAACGCTCACAACCGAAATGAGGCAAGCACG GCGTACTGCACGATTGATGGCATCCCGGTGGATGTTCTCATTACAGGATTGGCACAAAACCGAGCG GTTGAAGGTGATCTTGTTGCTATCACACTGGACCCTGTTGCTCAATGGACCAGAATGAAAGGTCCGAATGTTGCATGCAACCCTGCGATAGGAGGAGATTCTGTGGTCCGTGAGTTTAGTGAAACAAATGGGAATCATAATTGGAAGAAAGGACATGCAGATGTCGGCTGCAGGTTTGAAAATTGCAGTAACGACTTACCTGTTTTGGATAGGATGCAACCCCCACACAAGAACAGTGGTTTTAGTCAAGCTGTTAAGTGTGGAAATGGGAATGCTACTGTCCCTGAAAGGAATGAGATAGACTTGAATGATGGAAAGAGTGAGGCTGCGAGAGCATTACAAAGGATCTGTGCCATGATATACTCTCATCCAAGCAGACGTCCTACTGGGAAAGTATTATCAGTCATTAAGAAATCTCCGCGCCGTGATGCCATTGTAGGTTTCCTTGCTTCTTTCTCAGAGTTCCCTGATGGAGAGCAGCAGAGAAATCAGATGGGTCTAAAGAGGATGAACAACAGAGCATCATCAGTTACAGGCTTGTTTCATCTCTTGCCTACTGACCCCAAATTCCCTCCGATGGTTGTGAGTTTTAGCACTTTGCCAGATAGTGTCAGACAGAGCCTAAGGGGTGATGCAGCTATTGAGAAGGAATTAGTTGCTGCACGAATTGATGAATGGAATGACGAAAATCTCTATCCCTATGCCCATGTTATACGGTTCTTTGGGAAGGGTGGTCATGTTAAAACACACATGGATGCTATATTATTTGAGAATGCGATATCTGATGCTGAGTTTTCCCCCGAGTCCTTGGCATGTCTTCCTGACAATTGTTGGAAGATTCCTCAAAAAGAACTTGAAGCAAGAAAAGATTTGAGGGAGGTCTTGTCTTTTACAATAGACCCTCCTACTGCATCAGATCTTGATGATGCTATATCAATTGAAATACTTTCAGGCAGAACTGTCCGTATTGGGGTTCACATCGCAGATGTTTCCTACTTTGTACATCCAGAGACTGCGTTAGATGCTGAAGCTCAAAGCCGATCTACTAGTGTCTACACCCTGAAACGCAAAATCTCAATGTTGCCTTCAAGACTTTCAGAAGTGGTTTCGCTTAATCCAGGTGTAGACAGGCTTGCCTTTTCAATTATTTGGGATATTGATCCTCATGGTAACATAATTAGTCGCTGGATTGGTCGAAGCGTCATCTTTTCGTGCTGCAAGCTGTCGTATGAGCTTGTGCAGGATTTGATTTGTAATGAAGCCAGTCAGACTAGATCTGCTGTTTCTTCTCTTGAAGTACATGGTAAATTTGAGAGAGATGATGTTATCAAGTCACTTAGAGGCCTTTATGAGGTCTCAAAAAATCTGAAGGAAGTTAGGTTCAAGGGTGGAGCTCTTTCTCTTGACACTGCAAAGCTTATGATCTTGTTTGATGAAGATGGGGCTCCATGTGATAGCTATCGCTATGTGAGGAACAATGCATGCTTCATTGTTGAGGAACTAATGTTGTTGGCGAATATGTCAGCTGCAGAAGTCATATCTAATGCATTCCCTGATTGTGCCTTACTTCGTAGGCACCCTGAACCTAATTTGCGGAAGTTCAGAGAGTTTGAGGCATTTTGTGCTAAGAATGGTTTTGAATTGGATGCTTCATCATCTGGTCAACTCCACCTTTCACTCTCTAGAATAAAGGAAAAGTTGCAAGAGGATCCTGTTATGTTTGATATTCTCATGTTTTATGCTTCAAAGCAAATGCAGTCAGCAGAATACTTTTGCACAGGGGACCTGATAAGCAAGAAAGATGATTGGGCACATTATGCGCTGTCTGTCCCTTTGTATACACACTTCACTTCTCCACTTCGAAGATATCCTGATATAATTGTTCACAGGACTCTGAATGCAGTGATTGAGGCTGAACAAGTGTATATGAAGCAAAAGAAATCTTCCACAGGCCGGAATGGAGTCAAAGCTTCTTGTGAATTGATGGATAGATGTTTTACAGGCCTCCAGTTGTGCAAGGATGCTGCTGAATCTGAAGAAGGAAAAAAAGCACTTTCTGCTGCAGCTAAGAAATTTAAGGTTCCTTACTCTGAAAATCTCGGGGAGATTGCTGAACACTGTAATGAAAGAAAGTGGGCTGGTCGCCGTACAGAAGATGCTGGACAGAAGCTCTACATGTGGGCTCTGATAAAGAACAAAGAG GTTGTGGTCTGCAATGCTAGAGTTCTGGGGCTTGGACCCAGATTCATGTCAGTTTATGTGCCCAAGCTTGCG ATGGAACGAAGGatatattatgatgaagttgagGGCTTATCAGTTGAATGGTTAGAAGCCACTGCAACGTTAGTGCTTGATGCATGCAGGAACAAGCCTGCTCAAAGGAGGGGAACTCAGTGCAGGCCAATTGAGGAAGTCGCAATGGTGGTGAACCCTTCAGAGTTGTCTGAAGAAGATGAGGAATCAGGAGCAACAGAAGCTGGCGGCTGCACTGCCAAGTCTGTTTTGTTGAGTGGCGACGCAGTGAAACCTCAGACCGCTCCAGCTGTTCTGCCCTTGGTGATACATTACCTGAGTGACATCCCTGTGGTTCTCCATGCAATTGGTGGTGAGGATTGTGCGGTGGACATTGGAGTAAGACTGTACATGGCGTCATACTTCGAGTTATAG